From Pandoraea norimbergensis, the proteins below share one genomic window:
- a CDS encoding Rne/Rng family ribonuclease: MKRMLFNATQQEELRVAIVDGQKLIDIDIETAGREQRKGNIYKGVITRIEPSLEACFVNYGEGRHGFLPFKEVARAYFRDGADVRNARIQDALSEGQELIVQVEKEERGNKGAALTTFISLAGRYLVLMPNNPRGGGVSRRIEGEDRQELRETMGQLELPEGMSIIARTAGIGRSAEELQWDLNYLLQLWHAVEGAANNIELPRDSALIYLESSLVIRAIRDYFQPDIGEILIDTEEISEQARNFMQVVMPDHLNRVKQYRDDVPLFSRFQIEHQIETAYSRQVPLPSGGAIVIDHTEALVSIDVNSARATKGADIEETALRTNLEAADEVARQLRLRDLGGLIVIDFIDMESAKSQREVEQRVKDALKHDRARVQMGKISRFGLMELSRQRLRPSLSEGTHVTCPRCNGTGHIRDAESSALQVLRIIQEEAMKEHTAAIHCQVPVEVAAFLLNEKRQEINKIEARFKVGVLLIPNKHLETPHYKLERLRFDDPRLDTPKASYALAEEAARASEDDPAGYSKKKEDVRPRQEAAVKGITPEQPAPAAQPRPEPVAATPAPAAPVRSGGFIGFVKRLLGLEPAAPAPVKDEAPAKPAARPPRERHDRPHQQNRNRRGNARDENKTGKDNAGQPAREGRAARPERAERTDRNEQRADRNERNERGDRTERNERTERNDRNERGDRNERNERQEGRDKRERDDAQRQPAQEVRAEDGREPREGRERGNRRDRNRRQTEGAEGQQAAAPQRAAQVAAPLSAGEDAEYDQHDRLAAQGAQAEGAQGVAGDESEQANEERRRSRRRGRRGGRREREAGEQQLHADGEQGEGAENAGNAGNADHAGSAASEYAAAPALTEERAEHVAPQAVAPAVVAAAATAATVAAAQVHTEPAQAPAQTFQPVETKPAVATPTLEQVQTQAAPVAPAAPVVAVATVSEAAPVATPEVPVQVVTEPVAPAAAVVPVNVAPLPAVEAAAPIVPPVSTPLPAATPAPAQPTVPAEALTEIAATAASASAPVQVAPVETAKPVEAATQAPAYVAPAVPAQPEAAAAVTEVVTQKPVSVSVTPVVEQGALESTLQSVGLVWVHTDADKHRAAKEAAAQAAPAPRVQRQRRTAAPVNTGPMEQVETQTSSDHGA, from the coding sequence ATGAAACGCATGTTGTTCAACGCCACGCAGCAGGAAGAACTGCGCGTGGCCATTGTCGATGGGCAAAAACTCATCGACATCGATATCGAGACGGCCGGACGCGAACAGCGTAAAGGCAACATCTACAAGGGTGTCATCACCCGTATCGAACCCTCCCTCGAAGCCTGCTTCGTCAACTACGGCGAAGGCCGCCACGGCTTCCTGCCGTTCAAGGAAGTCGCACGCGCGTACTTCCGCGACGGCGCCGATGTGCGCAATGCGCGCATTCAGGATGCCCTGTCCGAAGGTCAGGAACTCATCGTTCAGGTGGAAAAGGAAGAGCGCGGTAACAAGGGCGCAGCCCTGACCACGTTCATCTCGCTGGCCGGCCGTTACCTCGTGCTGATGCCGAACAACCCCCGTGGCGGTGGCGTGTCGCGCCGCATCGAGGGTGAAGATCGTCAGGAACTGCGCGAAACGATGGGGCAGCTCGAACTGCCCGAAGGCATGAGCATCATCGCCCGCACGGCCGGTATCGGTCGCTCGGCCGAAGAGCTCCAGTGGGACCTGAACTACCTGCTGCAACTGTGGCACGCCGTCGAAGGCGCCGCCAACAACATCGAACTGCCGCGCGACTCGGCGCTGATCTATCTCGAATCGAGCCTGGTCATCCGCGCCATCCGTGACTATTTCCAACCGGATATCGGTGAAATTCTCATCGATACGGAAGAAATTTCCGAACAGGCCCGCAACTTCATGCAGGTGGTCATGCCCGACCATCTCAATCGCGTGAAGCAGTACCGCGACGACGTGCCCCTGTTCTCGCGTTTCCAGATCGAACACCAGATCGAAACGGCTTACTCGCGTCAGGTGCCGCTGCCCTCGGGCGGCGCCATCGTGATCGACCACACCGAAGCACTGGTGTCGATCGACGTGAACTCGGCGCGCGCCACCAAGGGTGCGGACATCGAAGAAACCGCCCTGCGCACCAACCTGGAAGCTGCCGACGAAGTCGCACGCCAGTTGCGTCTGCGTGACCTCGGCGGCCTGATCGTGATCGACTTCATCGACATGGAGTCGGCCAAGAGCCAGCGTGAAGTCGAACAACGTGTGAAGGATGCGCTCAAGCACGATCGTGCCCGCGTCCAGATGGGCAAGATTTCGCGTTTCGGCCTGATGGAACTCTCGCGTCAGCGCCTGCGCCCGTCGCTCTCGGAAGGCACGCACGTGACCTGCCCGCGTTGCAATGGCACCGGCCACATCCGCGATGCCGAATCGTCGGCACTACAAGTCCTGCGCATCATCCAGGAAGAAGCGATGAAGGAGCACACGGCAGCAATTCACTGCCAGGTGCCGGTCGAAGTCGCCGCCTTCCTGCTCAATGAAAAGCGTCAGGAAATCAACAAGATCGAAGCGCGCTTCAAGGTTGGCGTGCTGCTGATCCCGAACAAGCACCTCGAGACGCCGCATTACAAGCTGGAGCGCCTGCGCTTCGACGACCCGCGTCTGGACACGCCCAAGGCAAGCTACGCGCTGGCCGAGGAAGCCGCCCGCGCATCGGAAGACGATCCGGCCGGTTACAGCAAGAAGAAGGAAGACGTGCGTCCGCGTCAGGAAGCCGCCGTCAAGGGCATCACGCCCGAGCAGCCGGCCCCGGCAGCGCAGCCGCGCCCGGAACCGGTCGCCGCAACCCCTGCCCCGGCAGCCCCGGTGCGCAGCGGTGGTTTCATCGGTTTCGTGAAGCGTCTGCTGGGCCTTGAGCCTGCCGCACCGGCACCGGTGAAGGACGAAGCGCCGGCCAAGCCAGCAGCCCGTCCGCCGCGCGAGCGTCATGATCGTCCGCATCAGCAAAACCGTAATCGCCGCGGCAACGCCCGTGACGAGAACAAGACCGGCAAGGACAACGCAGGCCAACCGGCACGCGAAGGCCGCGCTGCGCGTCCGGAACGTGCCGAGCGCACGGACCGTAACGAGCAACGTGCCGATCGTAATGAGCGCAACGAACGCGGCGACCGCACGGAGCGCAATGAGCGCACCGAACGTAATGACCGCAATGAGCGTGGCGATCGTAACGAACGCAACGAACGTCAGGAAGGCCGCGACAAGCGCGAGCGCGACGATGCACAACGTCAACCGGCGCAGGAAGTGCGCGCCGAAGACGGTCGCGAACCGCGTGAAGGCCGCGAACGTGGCAATCGCCGCGATCGTAACCGCCGTCAGACCGAAGGTGCCGAGGGTCAACAAGCGGCTGCACCGCAACGCGCGGCGCAAGTGGCTGCCCCGCTGAGCGCCGGTGAAGACGCCGAGTACGATCAGCACGACCGTTTGGCCGCACAAGGTGCGCAAGCCGAAGGCGCCCAAGGCGTGGCCGGTGACGAGAGCGAACAGGCGAACGAAGAGCGTCGCCGCAGCCGTCGTCGCGGTCGTCGTGGTGGCCGTCGCGAGCGCGAAGCCGGTGAGCAGCAACTGCATGCTGACGGCGAGCAAGGCGAAGGCGCGGAAAACGCCGGTAATGCGGGTAACGCTGATCATGCAGGCAGCGCAGCGTCGGAATACGCTGCGGCGCCGGCGTTGACGGAAGAACGCGCTGAGCATGTGGCACCGCAAGCCGTTGCACCGGCAGTCGTAGCGGCCGCCGCTACCGCCGCCACGGTTGCTGCCGCACAGGTTCACACCGAACCTGCGCAGGCACCCGCTCAGACGTTCCAACCGGTTGAAACCAAGCCCGCCGTCGCAACGCCGACGCTGGAGCAGGTGCAAACCCAAGCGGCCCCGGTCGCCCCCGCAGCGCCGGTGGTTGCCGTCGCAACGGTGAGCGAAGCCGCCCCGGTGGCAACGCCGGAAGTGCCGGTGCAAGTCGTGACGGAACCGGTCGCACCGGCTGCTGCTGTCGTGCCCGTGAACGTTGCGCCGCTGCCCGCCGTGGAAGCTGCCGCACCGATCGTGCCGCCGGTCAGCACGCCGCTGCCGGCAGCAACGCCGGCCCCGGCACAGCCGACGGTACCGGCCGAAGCCCTGACCGAAATCGCCGCAACGGCCGCCAGCGCCAGCGCGCCGGTGCAAGTGGCCCCGGTAGAAACCGCCAAGCCGGTGGAAGCCGCCACGCAAGCGCCTGCCTACGTGGCACCGGCCGTCCCGGCACAACCGGAAGCGGCCGCTGCGGTCACGGAAGTCGTGACGCAGAAGCCCGTGTCGGTCAGCGTGACGCCGGTTGTGGAGCAAGGTGCGTTGGAAAGCACGCTCCAGAGCGTGGGTCTGGTCTGGGTTCACACCGATGCCGACAAGCATCGCGCAGCCAAGGAAGCCGCGGCGCAAGCCGCACCGGCACCGCGCGTGCAACGTCAGCGTCGTACGGCTGCACCGGTCAACACCGGCCCGATGGAGCAAGTGGAAACACAGACGTCGTCGGATCACGGTGCCTGA
- the moaA gene encoding GTP 3',8-cyclase MoaA, translated as MTETIIRLTDLRTDARYATHTPQIPAQVRAASGHLQDALARPLHDLRISVTDRCNFRCVYCMPKDVFDKDYTFLPQSSLLSFEEIERAARLFVEHGVEKLRLTGGEPLLRKHLERLIEMLARLRTPSGKPLDITLTTNGSLLKRRAQSLKDAGLTRVTVSLDSLDDTIFRQMNDVDFPVVNVLEGIAEAQHVGLGPVKVNMVVKRGTNDADIVPMARHFHGSGVVLRFIEYMDVGTSNGWRMDEVLPSADVIARLNEALPVEPLEANYPGETAQRWQYRDGGGEVGVISSVTRAFCGTCSRARLSTEGKLYLCLFASSGYDLRTLLRNGASDAQISTAIGDIWQGRTDRYSALRTAATGLPEDAPPKVEMSYIGG; from the coding sequence ATGACCGAAACGATTATCCGACTCACCGATCTGCGCACTGACGCGCGATATGCGACGCATACGCCGCAGATCCCTGCACAAGTGCGCGCAGCCAGCGGCCATCTTCAAGATGCGCTGGCCAGGCCGCTGCACGATCTGCGGATTTCGGTGACCGATCGTTGCAACTTCCGCTGTGTGTATTGCATGCCGAAGGACGTGTTCGACAAGGACTACACCTTCCTGCCGCAATCCTCCCTGCTTTCCTTCGAAGAAATCGAGCGTGCTGCCCGTCTGTTCGTCGAACATGGTGTGGAAAAGCTGCGTCTCACAGGCGGCGAGCCGCTGCTGCGCAAGCATCTGGAACGTCTCATCGAGATGCTCGCCCGCCTGCGCACGCCCTCGGGCAAGCCGCTCGACATCACGCTCACGACCAACGGCTCGTTGCTCAAGCGCCGGGCCCAGTCGCTCAAGGACGCGGGGCTGACGCGTGTCACAGTCAGTCTGGACAGCCTGGACGACACGATCTTCCGCCAGATGAACGACGTCGACTTCCCGGTCGTCAATGTGCTCGAAGGCATTGCCGAAGCGCAGCACGTCGGCTTGGGGCCAGTGAAGGTCAACATGGTCGTCAAACGGGGCACCAATGACGCCGATATCGTGCCCATGGCGCGTCATTTCCATGGCAGTGGCGTTGTACTGCGCTTTATCGAATACATGGACGTGGGCACCTCGAACGGCTGGCGCATGGACGAAGTGCTGCCGTCGGCCGACGTGATTGCACGCCTGAACGAAGCTTTGCCGGTCGAACCGCTCGAAGCGAACTATCCCGGCGAAACCGCCCAGCGCTGGCAATATCGCGACGGTGGCGGCGAAGTGGGCGTCATTTCGTCAGTGACGCGCGCGTTTTGCGGCACTTGTTCGCGTGCGCGTCTGTCTACGGAAGGCAAGTTGTACCTGTGCCTGTTCGCGAGTTCGGGTTACGACCTGCGCACGCTGTTGCGCAACGGCGCGAGCGACGCGCAGATTTCGACCGCCATCGGCGATATCTGGCAAGGTCGCACCGACCGCTACTCGGCCTTGCGCACGGCCGCGACGGGCTTGCCCGAAGATGCGCCGCCGAAAGTGGAAATGTCCTATATCGGCGGATGA
- the mobA gene encoding molybdenum cofactor guanylyltransferase MobA, translating into MPNPPIARDAITGLILAGGRGQRMGGRDKGLQLFDGQPLAAHVLARLQPQVGTLLISANRNHAAYAALGADVVSDETQDFAGPLAGMLAGLRAAKTEYVLTAPCDSPLLPDDLAARLSTALVAPGTFASSPIPLAAYAVTSEGPHPVFALLHRSLADDLTATLAAGEHRVRAWLARHKAVQVHFGDERPFYNVNTLDELHTDTPRAPRDSGH; encoded by the coding sequence ATGCCGAACCCGCCCATTGCCCGCGACGCCATTACCGGCCTGATTCTCGCGGGCGGGCGTGGGCAGCGCATGGGCGGACGGGACAAAGGGCTGCAACTTTTCGACGGACAGCCGTTGGCCGCGCATGTGCTTGCGCGATTGCAGCCGCAAGTCGGCACGCTGCTGATCAGTGCCAATCGGAATCACGCGGCATACGCGGCGCTGGGTGCCGACGTCGTCTCCGACGAGACGCAGGATTTCGCAGGGCCGTTGGCCGGCATGCTCGCCGGGCTGCGCGCCGCCAAGACCGAGTACGTGCTGACAGCGCCTTGCGACTCACCGTTGTTGCCGGACGATCTGGCGGCCCGCCTTAGCACCGCGCTGGTTGCACCCGGCACCTTCGCATCCTCACCGATCCCCCTCGCGGCCTACGCCGTCACCTCGGAAGGACCGCATCCGGTTTTCGCGTTATTGCATCGCTCGCTGGCCGACGATCTGACGGCGACACTGGCCGCTGGCGAGCATCGCGTAAGAGCGTGGCTGGCACGCCACAAGGCCGTACAAGTTCACTTCGGCGATGAGCGTCCGTTTTACAATGTGAACACGCTTGATGAGCTCCATACCGATACGCCGCGCGCCCCCCGGGATTCCGGGCACTGA
- the moeA gene encoding molybdopterin molybdotransferase MoeA yields MTTLNEALAGLPAYDPDDMTVELARTIIARTAQPVAAIEQIAVRSALGRVLGRDVISPLDVPAFENAAMDGYAFAGTALAAGGKVRLRVAGRSFAGRPFDGVAGAGECVRIMTGALLPAGCDTVIPQEQVQREGDTEIVTFTADAVTPGRHVRHIGEDLATGQPALLAGKRLRPAALGLLASLGIAEVPVRRRIRVAFFSTGDELRSVGEPLVPGNLYDSNRYTLYGMLQRLGVEILDLGVVRDDPQAIEDTLRTACRDADAVITSGGVSVGEADYTREMMTRLGNVVFWKMAMRPGRPFAFGELESDGHRALLFGLPGNPAAVMASFYHLVRDGLFSLMGAEPQATPRLPVPTTTAIAKRPGRTEFLRGILAADAQGRWQVTVADAQSAGILRTMSEANCFVTLDTSRGNVAAGELVDVIVFDGLV; encoded by the coding sequence ATGACAACACTGAACGAAGCCCTGGCCGGCTTGCCGGCGTACGACCCTGACGACATGACAGTCGAGTTGGCGCGCACGATCATTGCGCGCACCGCACAGCCTGTCGCCGCTATCGAACAAATTGCCGTACGCAGCGCACTGGGTCGCGTGCTCGGCCGCGATGTCATCTCCCCGCTCGACGTTCCCGCTTTCGAAAATGCCGCCATGGATGGCTACGCCTTCGCCGGCACCGCGCTGGCTGCGGGCGGCAAGGTGCGTTTGCGCGTGGCCGGACGCTCGTTTGCCGGACGCCCGTTCGACGGCGTTGCAGGCGCGGGCGAGTGTGTGCGCATCATGACGGGCGCGCTGCTGCCCGCCGGTTGCGACACCGTCATTCCTCAAGAACAGGTGCAACGCGAAGGCGACACGGAGATCGTGACTTTCACGGCCGACGCCGTCACGCCGGGCCGCCATGTCCGCCATATCGGGGAGGATCTTGCGACCGGTCAACCGGCATTGCTCGCGGGCAAGCGCCTGCGCCCTGCCGCGCTCGGTTTGCTCGCCTCGCTCGGCATCGCCGAAGTGCCGGTGCGCCGACGTATTCGTGTCGCATTCTTCTCGACCGGCGACGAACTGCGCTCGGTCGGCGAACCGCTCGTGCCGGGCAATCTCTACGACAGCAATCGCTACACGCTGTACGGCATGCTCCAGCGCCTCGGTGTTGAAATTCTCGATCTGGGCGTAGTGCGGGACGATCCGCAAGCCATTGAAGACACGTTGCGCACCGCTTGCCGTGACGCCGACGCGGTGATCACCTCGGGCGGCGTGTCCGTCGGAGAGGCCGACTACACGCGCGAAATGATGACGCGTCTGGGCAATGTCGTTTTCTGGAAGATGGCCATGCGCCCGGGCCGCCCGTTTGCGTTTGGCGAACTGGAAAGCGACGGTCATCGCGCCCTGCTTTTCGGGCTGCCGGGCAACCCCGCAGCCGTGATGGCGTCGTTCTACCACCTGGTACGCGACGGTCTTTTCAGCCTGATGGGTGCCGAGCCGCAGGCCACGCCGCGCCTGCCCGTGCCGACGACGACAGCCATCGCCAAGCGCCCGGGCCGTACCGAATTCCTGCGCGGCATTCTGGCCGCCGATGCACAGGGCCGCTGGCAGGTCACGGTGGCCGATGCGCAAAGCGCCGGTATCCTGCGCACGATGAGCGAAGCAAACTGCTTCGTCACGTTGGACACGTCGCGCGGCAACGTCGCAGCGGGCGAACTGGTCGACGTGATCGTGTTCGACGGGCTGGTCTAG
- a CDS encoding GNAT family N-acetyltransferase, with translation MSLNLRAATPNDVDAIHGLMRELAVFEKLLDIFEATPASVHDALFGATPAAECLMAEWDGKPVGYALFFHNFSTFLGRRGLYLEDVYVQPTMRGKGVGQALLRRLARIAVERGCGRFEWTVLDWNQPAIDFYTAQGATVLPEWRVVRMAGDSLTQFAEGDA, from the coding sequence ATGTCCTTGAACTTGCGTGCGGCTACCCCGAACGACGTCGATGCCATTCACGGCTTGATGCGGGAATTGGCTGTCTTCGAGAAGCTGCTCGATATTTTCGAAGCGACACCGGCCAGCGTGCATGACGCCTTGTTCGGCGCCACGCCGGCGGCGGAATGTCTGATGGCGGAATGGGATGGCAAGCCGGTCGGCTATGCGCTGTTCTTCCACAACTTCTCGACGTTTCTCGGACGCCGTGGTCTGTATCTGGAAGATGTCTACGTGCAGCCGACGATGCGCGGCAAGGGTGTCGGACAAGCCTTGCTTCGACGCCTGGCCCGCATCGCTGTGGAGCGCGGCTGTGGACGCTTCGAGTGGACGGTGCTCGACTGGAATCAGCCGGCGATTGATTTCTATACCGCGCAGGGCGCAACGGTACTGCCGGAATGGCGTGTCGTTCGCATGGCGGGCGACTCGCTCACGCAGTTTGCCGAAGGCGACGCCTGA
- the rmuC gene encoding DNA recombination protein RmuC, whose protein sequence is MEIVLVALAALNLLVMIVIAVKVWQRNGDAGLRATLVDSLTNARDDILRAAERSERGLRQEFAETARAGRGEQSAQMAQFQQTLAAQMTSVATVQNNQIDGFAQQLAKLTESNAAQLDAVRQSLVLNGQQMREEQTSALRRFGEAQHQQLTQLAEGNERRLGEVRATLEQKLKDIEVNNSTKLEEMRRTVDEKLHATLEQRLGESFKLVSDRLEQVHRGLGEMQTLAAGVGDLKRVLTNVKTRGIWGEVQLQALLEQLLTADQFAKNVATKPGSSERVEFAIALPGQNGDSGTPVYLPIDAKFPREDYERLLDAQERADPVAVEEASKALETRIRLEAKTIAEKYLAPPHTTDFALLFLPTEGLYAEVLRRPGLSDLLQREYRVTVAGPTTLTALLNSLQMGFRTLAIERRSSEVWQVLGAVKTEFTKFGDVLARTKSQLETVTRSIDQAEVRTRQMARKLKTVEALPGEEATQLLGVEIGADEE, encoded by the coding sequence GTGGAGATAGTGTTGGTAGCGCTGGCAGCGCTGAATCTGCTGGTGATGATTGTGATCGCCGTGAAGGTGTGGCAACGCAATGGCGATGCCGGCCTGCGCGCGACGCTCGTCGATTCGCTCACGAACGCGCGTGACGACATTCTGCGCGCGGCCGAGCGCAGTGAGCGTGGACTGCGTCAGGAGTTTGCCGAGACGGCACGTGCCGGGCGAGGCGAGCAGAGCGCGCAGATGGCGCAGTTTCAGCAGACGCTTGCCGCGCAGATGACGAGCGTGGCGACGGTGCAGAACAATCAGATCGACGGCTTTGCGCAGCAGTTGGCGAAGTTGACCGAGTCGAACGCGGCCCAACTCGATGCGGTGCGCCAGAGCCTTGTGCTCAATGGCCAGCAGATGCGCGAAGAGCAGACGTCGGCGCTGCGTCGCTTTGGTGAAGCACAGCATCAGCAACTGACGCAGTTGGCCGAGGGTAACGAGCGGCGTCTTGGCGAAGTGCGGGCGACGCTCGAACAAAAGCTCAAGGACATCGAGGTCAACAACTCGACGAAGCTCGAAGAGATGCGCCGCACGGTGGACGAGAAGCTGCACGCGACACTGGAGCAGCGGCTTGGCGAGTCGTTCAAGCTGGTGTCGGATCGACTGGAGCAGGTGCACCGCGGACTCGGCGAGATGCAGACGCTCGCGGCCGGTGTGGGCGATCTCAAGCGTGTGCTGACGAACGTGAAGACGCGTGGCATCTGGGGCGAAGTGCAGTTGCAGGCACTGCTCGAACAGTTGCTGACGGCCGATCAGTTTGCGAAGAACGTGGCCACGAAGCCGGGTAGCAGCGAGCGGGTTGAATTCGCCATCGCGCTGCCGGGCCAGAACGGCGACAGCGGCACGCCGGTGTACCTGCCGATCGACGCCAAGTTTCCGCGTGAGGACTATGAGCGACTGCTCGACGCACAGGAACGGGCAGATCCGGTGGCGGTGGAAGAGGCGTCCAAGGCGCTCGAAACCCGTATTCGTCTGGAGGCCAAGACCATTGCCGAGAAGTATTTGGCACCGCCTCACACGACGGACTTCGCGTTGCTGTTCTTGCCGACCGAAGGACTCTACGCAGAAGTGTTGCGCCGCCCGGGGCTGTCAGACCTGCTCCAGCGCGAGTATCGCGTGACGGTCGCGGGACCGACCACGCTGACGGCGCTGCTCAATAGCTTGCAGATGGGTTTCCGCACGCTTGCCATCGAGCGACGTTCGAGCGAGGTCTGGCAGGTGTTGGGCGCGGTGAAGACTGAATTCACCAAGTTCGGTGATGTGCTGGCCCGGACGAAGTCGCAGTTGGAGACGGTCACACGCTCGATCGATCAGGCGGAAGTGCGTACACGTCAGATGGCGCGCAAGCTCAAGACCGTTGAAGCGCTACCGGGTGAAGAGGCGACGCAGTTGCTGGGTGTGGAGATCGGGGCTGACGAGGAGTGA
- a CDS encoding 2-hydroxyacid dehydrogenase: MKPKILVARAIFPDVIERLAQYFEVERNDADTVYSSDELRARLADKAGAITTASERIDASVLAGAPHLRVVANMAVGYNNFDIEAMTAAGVMATNTPDVLNETTADFGWALLMATARRVTESERWLREGHWNKWAYDMFLGADLHGSTLGIIGMGRIGQAIARRAMGFNMRVVYHNRSRLDAATEAACKASYVDKDTLLATADHVILVLPYSAATHHTIGAAELAAMKPTATLVNLARGGIVDDAALAQALAGKRIAAAGLDVFEGEPSVHPELLKVQNVVLTPHIASASAATRRGMASLAADNLIAALGFGSAPGKPPCLLNPAVRKA, from the coding sequence GTGAAACCGAAGATTCTGGTGGCCCGCGCCATTTTTCCGGACGTGATCGAACGGTTGGCGCAGTACTTTGAGGTCGAGCGCAACGACGCCGACACCGTGTATTCGAGTGATGAATTGCGGGCACGACTGGCCGACAAGGCTGGCGCGATCACGACCGCGAGCGAGCGTATCGATGCGTCGGTACTTGCCGGGGCGCCGCATTTGCGTGTGGTCGCCAATATGGCGGTGGGCTACAACAACTTCGACATCGAAGCGATGACCGCCGCCGGCGTGATGGCGACCAATACGCCTGACGTACTCAACGAGACGACGGCGGATTTCGGCTGGGCGCTGTTGATGGCCACCGCTCGGCGTGTCACGGAATCGGAGCGCTGGCTGCGTGAGGGCCACTGGAATAAGTGGGCTTACGACATGTTCCTCGGGGCCGACCTGCACGGCAGCACGCTGGGCATTATCGGCATGGGCCGCATCGGACAGGCGATTGCGCGCCGTGCCATGGGCTTCAACATGCGGGTGGTGTATCACAACCGCTCGCGTCTCGATGCCGCCACCGAGGCCGCTTGCAAGGCGTCATACGTCGACAAGGACACGCTGCTGGCGACGGCGGATCACGTCATTCTCGTGCTGCCCTATTCGGCGGCAACCCATCACACGATCGGCGCGGCGGAGCTAGCGGCCATGAAGCCGACGGCCACGCTGGTGAATCTGGCGCGGGGCGGTATCGTCGACGATGCGGCACTGGCGCAGGCACTGGCCGGCAAGCGAATTGCCGCGGCGGGGCTCGACGTATTCGAAGGTGAGCCGAGCGTGCATCCCGAGTTGCTCAAAGTACAGAACGTGGTGCTGACGCCGCATATCGCGAGCGCATCGGCCGCAACCCGCCGGGGCATGGCGAGCCTGGCAGCAGATAACCTGATTGCCGCGTTGGGGTTTGGATCGGCGCCGGGCAAACCGCCCTGCCTGCTCAACCCTGCCGTGCGTAAGGCCTAA
- a CDS encoding sodium:proton antiporter: MQKGIWGAVAAVGLTLISPAALAAGGGPDGAQLVAWWGLPFAGLLLSIALGPLVAPAFWHHHFGKIAAFWGAAFLLPFALVYGAGAAWHGAVHALIAEYIPFVVLLTALFTTAGGICLHGNLRGGPWLNTGLLGLGTVLASIMGTTGAAMLLIRPLIRANDNRKHNVHVVVFFIFLVANAGGSLTPLGDPPLFLGFLQGVEFFWTTRHLWPETLMACAILLVLFFLIDSYYFRQKVEEKIEELDPTPHAAPLRLEGKRNFVLLAVAVGLVLMSGIWKPGVVFDVFGTPLTLENLARDVGLLVVTVISLAITPRTARVGNDFNWEPMKEVGKLFAGIFLTIIPVVAILRAGEAGALGWVIRLVTGPGGAPDNVMYFWATGILSSFLDNAPTYLVFFNTAGGDAATLMTSGAATLAAISAGAVFMGANTYIGNAPNFMVKAIAEQRGIRMPSFFGYMLWSGAILLPLFVLMTLIFF; this comes from the coding sequence ATGCAGAAGGGCATTTGGGGAGCAGTGGCCGCCGTGGGGCTGACGTTGATCAGTCCTGCCGCGCTTGCCGCAGGAGGCGGCCCGGACGGCGCACAACTCGTCGCGTGGTGGGGCTTGCCGTTCGCAGGCTTGCTGCTGTCGATCGCGCTCGGGCCGTTGGTTGCACCGGCGTTCTGGCATCACCACTTCGGCAAGATCGCGGCGTTCTGGGGCGCGGCGTTTCTGTTGCCGTTTGCGCTGGTGTATGGCGCAGGCGCGGCCTGGCACGGCGCGGTACACGCGCTGATCGCCGAATACATTCCCTTTGTCGTGCTGCTGACGGCACTCTTCACGACCGCCGGCGGCATCTGCCTGCATGGCAACCTGCGTGGCGGGCCGTGGCTCAATACGGGGCTGCTGGGGCTGGGCACGGTACTCGCCAGCATCATGGGCACGACCGGCGCGGCGATGCTGCTTATCCGCCCGCTGATTCGCGCAAACGACAACCGCAAGCACAACGTTCACGTGGTCGTGTTCTTCATCTTCCTGGTGGCGAACGCGGGCGGCTCACTGACCCCGCTCGGCGATCCGCCGTTGTTCCTCGGTTTCCTGCAAGGCGTCGAGTTCTTCTGGACGACGCGCCACCTCTGGCCCGAAACGCTGATGGCCTGCGCCATCTTGCTGGTCCTCTTCTTCCTGATCGATTCGTACTACTTCCGTCAGAAGGTGGAGGAAAAGATCGAAGAACTCGATCCGACGCCGCATGCAGCGCCGCTTCGTCTCGAGGGCAAACGTAACTTCGTGCTGCTCGCGGTCGCCGTGGGGCTGGTACTGATGAGCGGTATCTGGAAGCCGGGTGTCGTGTTCGACGTATTCGGTACGCCACTCACGCTGGAGAATCTGGCGCGCGATGTGGGACTTCTCGTCGTGACGGTGATTTCGCTCGCCATCACGCCGCGCACGGCGCGCGTCGGCAACGACTTCAACTGGGAGCCGATGAAAGAAGTCGGCAAGCTCTTCGCGGGTATCTTCCTGACGATCATTCCGGTGGTGGCGATTCTGCGTGCCGGTGAAGCAGGCGCGCTCGGCTGGGTGATCCGGCTGGTGACCGGCCCGGGCGGTGCGCCGGACAATGTCATGTACTTCTGGGCGACGGGCATCCTGTCGTCGTTCCTCGACAATGCGCCGACGTATCTCGTGTTCTTCAATACGGCAGGCGGCGACGCCGCAACGCTCATGACGTCGGGGGCGGCCACGCTGGCGGCCATTTCGGCGGGTGCCGTGTTTATGGGGGCGAACACGTACATCGGTAATGCACCCAACTTCATGGTCAAGGCCATTGCGGAGCAACGCGGCATTCGCATGCCGAGCTTCTTTGGCTATATGCTGTGGTCGGGCGCGATTCTGCTGCCGCTATTCGTACTGATGACCTTGATTTTCTTCTGA